A stretch of DNA from Cryptomeria japonica chromosome 4, Sugi_1.0, whole genome shotgun sequence:
gcaTGAAGCAGGTGCACAAGTGTAattttggaattaagctttattcgcagaGACGAAAATACCCTTTTTAACGCGCAAAAAGTTCGAAGGACTTGTAAGAGGGCGCCCCTATCCGGACAcatggtccttgcaaattttgcTGGATTTCATAgagcagctccgaatcatctcaagcTTCTCGGATCcaggtgcacgactgaatcccaaatttgtagctcactattttcgcatactttgtcttcatttttagcacttcatctattcaactcacaaaagagggtcaaacacattccaatttcaaccaatctacttagtatctagtccttgtatcatttaggattggatctagtagattcatcccctatttgaatgtaaagttccccaagtgaaaattgagcttagtgatttTCCCCTTTCAAGTGGCGAATTGTTTAAgcttccaattttccactttataggtaggataaggtagaggggGGAGATAAATAGAGATAAGAGATATTActagagagatatagaaataaggagtgacaaggaTAGagtaggagagggagagataagaatAGAAAGAGGGACATATATGTAACTTGGGaaatatctagatgggatgagaaaatgagTGAGATGAGTAGAGAaagaagagatagataaaatatatttataaaagtatagatagacaagtgatcgATAAcgaaggtgataggaaaaaaaagagactttgtatgcaaaatttgtgagtatttaaagtttaaaaaataaaggattaaattaaaattattataattaatttttggtctataatctAATAGAattaccttatccatttgataggtctcaaAATTACCTTTCCAACACTTGTAAAAGATCGAAATTTTGATAAGAATGCAAAAGTTATGCCTAGTTTACTAAAGTATGTTTTTTAATGTTGCACAAAACGGATATTCGTTTTGGAAAACATAACATCACAGTAATGATGTCACAAAATGGATATCCGTTTTATccattttggtttggtattaccaaaccaaattcaatttTTGACCGACCCATACAAAAAGTCAAAGTGATTTTTGACATGCTTGGCAAATTTTAAAACACATTTTtccccattgccactttttggcccctcatgatcatGCACATACCCATTTCTCATGGTTTTCTAacctttttcctcttttcctttgtcTTCCCTTGTTCTCAAAAGTCAAAATATTACCTAATGTTTAACCTATGTTTGAACCAGAGATAGAATTACTTATCGCCATGACCAACTTATTTTAGCTTTCTAGGAATGGGcacaaaatcaagagagccctaacctcatcATCAAAAGGTATTTTTATAGAATTTAGTTGACTAGTGATTGTGTCaaaatcattcaaacaatcaacAATAGATCCAacttcttgcattttcatattaaataaatatttcataagaaataccttattggAAGTTGAGGGTTTTTCATATAGTTTGTCCAATGTTGACATTAGGTCCACCATTGTTGTTTCTTTTGCTATATTCAAATCCATCAACATTGCTATACACAACCATATTGTTCCTAGTGCGTTTTTATCAAGAACCTTCCAATCTAGATCTATCATTCTTGCCAAATTCTTTTCTTTTCCACCCAATGGTAAGAAAAGATCCTTTTGATATAGATAATCTTCTATTTGCATCTTCCATAGCTAATAGTTTTGTTAATTGAACTTTTCAACCTTAAACTTGTTTTCTTCCaacattgctcccactcaaatatgaaaaTTCTTGTCAAATGACTAAAAAATACATGGCTCTAATATTAGTTGTTAGGATTTAGGCAGATCAGAGAAATAAACAATATTAGATATGATACAAAATAAAAGAGGCAAAATAACAATTCATAATAACACACAAATTTAATGTGGCTCACCCAATGTAGGCTACATCCACAAGGAAACAACTGTTCACTTTCTTTTATTATCTATTGAAGAGCAAATTACAATATGATTTTTCATATTACACAACCACTTATTTATCAAGCCTTTTTGATAGTTTACAAAGGTTGGTTTTTATGCTGAAACAATAGTCGACTCCTTTATTAATTAATAGATAATTGTTGCATCATGGCCATTGCCCCCACCAACAACCTCCAATGGGGGTGTTGCCCCTAGACTCCTAATGTAGGCTCCACTCCCGAGCCCTACTAAGGGGATAGCCCCTTGGGCTCCGTACAAGGGCCTCTAGTTCCTTGCACTTCCATGTATTTGATCAAGGGAGAAAACACAACTAACAAAGTCACCAAAACTTCAGCCAAAAGCATGATCAACTGCCACATACCAACAAAGTTGTCATTTAAATagacataaatttttttaaaaactagtGTTATAAATTTCATTCATTGAAAGTGAAAGTTTCAATGCTAAATAAAAATATTCTAACCACACATGTTTACTTCTTCTGTTATTGGATATTACGAAATAAAAATAGAAAGACGTAtgcaaatttatttgacaactcatATGGATTATATGGGATGATACAATGGGTTGTAAAGGCCATCTCTTGATCTCAATACATACAACCAAAATCCAGTGGTGGACTTATAGATCTTAAAACTTAAGGAATATGTTAAATTGTTAAATGAGTCACTATATATCTATCAAAGATGATCCATGGAAGATTTAATTGGCATATACTTGATGTTGTAGTTCAAAGGAAGGGGTTAGAGGTTAATTAGCTAGACACAATTATCCTTACACCATAATTTCAAATTAAAGTCTCTTTGCCTATTCAATCTATGTGGAAAACATGACAAAAAGAATGTCCATTAAATTGGACGAATTCTTCATTACAACATAGTTTTATCTTTGTCTCTTTCTCCATTTAGGAAACACGCCTATCCAATTTGAAGGAAAACCACTAACCTTTTTTAGGCAATCTTATCATTTTTTTAAGAAAGGTGTTAGAGAGTTTAGTGATACATTTGACTTGTCTTCTTTGCAATGGTCTTCTTGATTGGACATCAATGTTTGATTTAAACTAAATAATAATTTCAAACAATTTCTTATTTTTGTGCAATGCTTAGTCCCACCCAATTTAACTATTAAAGCATGCACTTTACTATTTTGTAatttattcaaggatcaacattCACTTTCTTTCCAACACTTCTCATTCATTTCCTTacaacaaatattctttatcaTCCTTCCAAAATAACCCTAATTGCCTTCCTCATTATTAAGTGGAAGTATAAATTTAATCATAAATATTGGGCCAATTCAAATATGAGTTTGGAAGTCCAAGGCCTGTTTAGatgtgttagtcccaactggtgttgagaggggaggggtgaatcaacactttaccaattttacactattaaaacttttaactcaagtttgcactaacttaatattcatcaatacaaacaattattgtagaataatatgcatgcatgaaaagatacatagtgacaccaagatttatctcgtggaaacctgaatgggagaaaaccacggtgtgagtaggaactcataaAATTTGTACCCTTTTGGAGTATGCCCGTTGATGAgctatccctgttaggagattacaaagacactattaggtgccacccgattaagggatttttatTAAAGCCtgtcagtgcctttaccctgttaaaggtagccttgttaaagggtTTAGGATTATCATTTAAGATgacactcgattaagggatttttacaatgggacctgttaaagtccaccctattaagggattttagttgcaatggttagaaagcaacaaaatgACGATTTGCTTGAgtggctactaatagcttgattagatcacactgaaaatcatactctatctgtATCGGTTGtatcttctctgcacaacactggTTTTCTGTTTATACCTTTAGCTTTGCACTCTATCGGTTCTCtgaccctcggctctgcactctgctgGTTCTCTGATCTTCAGCTCTGCACTCTGCTATGCTCCCCCTATGTTCACCCTTTTTCATATCTCTTTTAacaggaacaacctcatcaaaatgaattatgtgaatttattaccctttggatctatcgccaactttccctccaaaacattcaattcaaaattcTGTTACCgtgccataaatcactctccagaaaTCGTTCCAGGAATCTCTGTCAAATCAGTCGTTCATGTCGATAAGTCCGCCGGTTGACTAGAGAAGATTGCCGGTTTAACTGGATGTTAACTGAACGTTACCAAGTCTGTCGGTTACAGACTCTGCCagtgtaccgatcaaaatctacctagccaATCACCTCCTGTATACCGATCTGTTCACTGCTTAGTTGGTTGACCTCTTTTGTGCCAGTCTACTCATTGCTTGCCGATTGACCTCCTGtgtgccggtctactcactgctttttGGTTGACCTTCTGTGTGCCGGTCTACTCCTTGCTTGCCCTGTCTACACATTGCTTAATCGGTTAACCTTTGTATACTGGTTTACTTAcaaaaatgcaccaaaatgccaacaagatgttTCAAATGCTTTCTTCAAAAATATTGGATTGGAACAACCTGATTATGAGAGATCAAGATGTCTACTTACTCAACTAGTTAAATACATTTTTCTTATGCCAATCAAAATAGGAAGCAGTTATTTAAGACTGCATCGTTTGAGAAAAAAAGCGATGGTTGGTTGTTTTATAAACTTTCTATTGTATTTGATCATTATTTAAGTTGAAGAAAATAGATTTTATGAAAAAGAGGTTTGAGAAATAATGTTATTGTTATTACAATTAGATATGATATCATTTTAtattatgaaaaaataaatatccaaCTATATTTTCTAATCCTTCTACCCTATCAATTACAGAGTATTTCAAATAATTAagtttaaaaaaaagaaagaaagaagataagTTGCTTGCCATTTGGAGTAGACCAATATCAAAATCAGTCATCTCCAAACTAACCAACAagtttttacaaaacaacttcaatAGCAAAGATGACTAACCGACAACTTCTTACAGACCAACTTCAACAGCAAGTTTAGATCGCTGATATTCCCGAAATACTAATGCAGTTACAGTTGCTATTGATAAGGTTTTCATTATTTGTTGTCACTGTTATAGCTGTCCTTATTGATGGTGCTGTTTTGGTTCCTGTCTGTAGTTATGTATTGGTTGCTCAGGTTtatattctcatgactatgaatctTTGTATTCTGTTATGATCTCTTTGTGATGTATTTATTGATACTGTAATCTACATATTTCTTTTATAAATTCTTTGTTCAATGTTTCATAAATGGAAAAAAATTAGTAATCTGGAGTTTTGCCACTTCAAAAATCAAAACTGCCCAGATGTTAAGCATAACTCCCTTAAAGAAATATGAATCCAGTATCCGTTGGAGATTCTCAAAGCTTCAAAAACCTAAATGAAGTCCATGATTGCAAAACAATTTAGCGATTTTTGAGCATCCATTGTCTAAAACGTTCATAAACTCAATAAATTAAGAAATCTTTACAGCAAAAATATAAAGATGTTTGTAGAAGAAATGGtttagagaagaaaggaagaaagaaagattcttttatagTCTACTTTCAAATGGTATGCATATGACTTTATAGATAGAACAATATGCGACTACCCGTATTCCTTGCAGAAGGTAGGCACCTAACTGTGCTACAAACGAGGGTACAAACCTTACCCCtggtgggatttgaacttgtgacctctctttcaagaacacAAATTCTATACCATGAACCCTACATACCCAGAAGGAAAGCAGCTTACAGATCTGATATTTTATAACTAGATATTCTAGGTAATTATTGACCAAACAAGAGTTTTATATTCCTTAACATTGTGATTATATATCCATTGCATCACTCAtacaaaatagaaaaccaatcaattatcatatattgtaatatatgGTATACCTGACTACTCTAATGGATTTGTGAACTCCAATTATTTAAGCCTAAATATTACAAGATCAAGAGTTTCCTTAACAGACAACATACTTATGCTATGCCTCACATTAGATTCAGTGATTGGATTGAGAATCTGGAGGGGATGAATTCAAGCCTACATTATGAGAATGCAGCCATTCTGCTAGAGATgtaggagatgaagaagaagaccCATCTTGTACAAAACCAGTATGGGAGTAGTAAAGATTAGTCAACGCCTCCCATCCCTTCTGGGTAAGATGGTACCAATCAAAAAACAGAGCTCTCTCTGGATGTTTGCAGACATGAAACATAGGCTTTCCTTCTTTATCATAAAGCCCACATCCAATATAGTTCAGTGCACTTTTGCGTGAAGAACAACAGGATTTATTTACGTAGTGGATTCCTGGTCAATAGTACACATAAAAAAGACTCAGTCAATTTGTCTAAGACTAAAATTATATTGAAACTATTGCTAAAATTCAACATGTCTTATATTTTACCGTGTGCAGTTGGATTGGAGATTACAAGAGAGAAGGCTTTAAATGTATCAAGGATGAGGAAGTTTGCATCTTCAAGTTTCGTTAGCTCTGAAACGGCTTCTGATAGATATTCATTGTGGGCAGACACTAAATCCATTGTTGTATTCAAGCACACTGTTCCAGCTTTAAGATTGGCAGGCAGACAATCAAAAGGCATGACATTTGATACTAAAAAATTCCGAAACCCCAGCTTATAAAGCTCTGTTAACTGCATTTTCATCTCTGTTATGACACTCTTGGCAAACTTCGTTCTTCCCTGCATATACCCATATCTCAGAACGCTATTAAATGTTCAAACTTTTAGATTCTTTTAAATCATGATAAACAAAATTTCACACTGGTATGTATTCTAATTTCTTACCACTTGTGTAAGATTTACAGGAGCATAATCATTTCCCATCACAGTGACGAGGGCTACAGAGTGATTGAGGTTATTATAACGATATTTCTGTGACCTAATAATGTCCTTGAAAAACCCAACTTGGGTGCCCAGCTTTGGAAATCCATATGTATCAAAAACCCCACTTCCTGCTACTGCAAAATTTATGCCTTTAGATGCTGTCATGTTACGTGCTGAATCATTTAGCAGACCGTAAGGGACTGGAGGTGGAAGGCCTAACATTTGGGCTGCAAGAAACAGAGAACCAAAAAAAACCCATAGATATTGTTTTGAGATTTATATATGTAATGAATCACAATGTCCAAACAATGGAGATAGTTCAGACTTTTCAAATTTATTACCAATAAAATCACTCTGAATTTTGCCAGAAGAAAACCTTCCATATGGGTGACCAGGCCAACTAACACCATAGGGATATTTCCATGGTGAAAGAAAGCTGGAATTAGGAACATTGCCAGTGTCTACAGATGAGTCTCCGAAAACAAAAAAAGCAGTTGCCTGTTCTGCACTACAAATGTCTGCACACAATGCAATAAAAAACCAAGACAAATCCAATCAAAATAACATTTCAGCTGCATACAAGTTACTCAATTCATAGCCTATGCAATGCAGTGAGTAAAATTACCAACTACAGAGAGCATGGAAATTGCACTGAATGCCAATAGTAATGATAGCATTTGTCTTTCCATAGCTTGGATTTTCTAATCAAAACCTTAAAGGCAAACGGGGTAACTAACAGAACCCTGAACAATGCCAATGGAATTGGGTTACTCCTTATAAAAGAATTTGTTATCAAGTCTATTTATTTCTGATCtttaaatttcatctttctttcttAATTTTGATGTAAACTTCCACTTGAATGAAACTGCATTGAGCATTTCCACATGTTTGAGCTGACTCTCTATAGCCTGTAGCGCTTCCAGTGATACCTGATTTGACAGTTACCATAGGCTAGGTGTATCATTATAGCTAACTTCTTATATTCACAGATCTTAAAGGTACATCAGATTTAAACAATTTTTGGTTATTTTCGTAGGCGATTTAGGGGAAGAGCACTTCGCACACCCACATATCTTAAACGATAtatcagattttgattttttttagttgtcttcgtatgcgacttaactgcttatagctattgatctggcttctgggtagtaaagATGCATGTCAACTCAAAAACGCTAGTACTTGTTGataaatgtcccaatagtggtgcacaaatgttccaatagtggtgcacaaatgagtcaattatgaacaaaaaattacaaaaaatgatcggctattggtacaaaacaaatttattaatggtgttttcactatgacggctattggagggttaacatgacaataaggtgacggttattggaactatgttacctattggtactcttccccttaCTGTTTATATCAATTGTTCTGGATTCTGTGTAGTAACAACGCATGCTGTCTGATGGATTTGTTGCCCccatacctacttaaagatgccccaattaCCATGCATTACAACCATCTCAAAAATGACCAATACTTACGCACAAATACCCTAATAATCATGTGCTGTAGATATCAATAAAATTGCACAAATGCTTTAATTAAAATCCAGAAATTCTAACCACTGACTGTAAAAAAAAGAGTGCCCCCAATGACCAAAGAAATATTTATGTATACCTAATTGAATGGAGGCAAGAAAAAGATGTGTTTGGTTGATTTCTTTAAATAATTAGTTAAAAGAGCCTCGGATTTATTGTCAGAGCTTTTCTACAGGACGTGCACTGAAATTCTCTGAAATGCACTGGTAATACACACATGGAAAAGTTTCATTAGTTcgtagattttgtcattgatgagcAATTATGAGAGCATATAACTGCAATGCATTTTGTTCATACATCCCAACCATCTGATCTGCATATTTAAGAAACAGGCTGAAATTATAGGTGGCTTTCAAAAGAAGTCCGCTGGGTTAATTTAAAGAATTTATTAGACATAATGTCTTCAGGGTCCACACACCAGAAACAGGTTTGGTTTAGTGGGCTTTAAAGAGGAGTGTACACTAGGCCGCAAAGTTTTAAAGGCATCACAACTAAAAACTGATTGGTTTGAATGGCAAGAATAAATACATATGGAGTTGTATTTATGATTTAgcttagtttaatttattttatttag
This window harbors:
- the LOC131074133 gene encoding GDSL esterase/lipase At5g03610, whose amino-acid sequence is MERQMLSLLLAFSAISMLSVVDICSAEQATAFFVFGDSSVDTGNVPNSSFLSPWKYPYGVSWPGHPYGRFSSGKIQSDFIAQMLGLPPPVPYGLLNDSARNMTASKGINFAVAGSGVFDTYGFPKLGTQVGFFKDIIRSQKYRYNNLNHSVALVTVMGNDYAPVNLTQVGRTKFAKSVITEMKMQLTELYKLGFRNFLVSNVMPFDCLPANLKAGTVCLNTTMDLVSAHNEYLSEAVSELTKLEDANFLILDTFKAFSLVISNPTAHGIHYVNKSCCSSRKSALNYIGCGLYDKEGKPMFHVCKHPERALFFDWYHLTQKGWEALTNLYYSHTGFVQDGSSSSSPTSLAEWLHSHNVGLNSSPPDSQSNH